One window from the genome of Pedobacter schmidteae encodes:
- a CDS encoding UvrD-helicase domain-containing protein has translation MPSSRNKLLISVAGSGKTTHIVNQALKVRDTNVLITTYTEANEEEIRRKFLEINRFIPANITIQTWFSFLIQHGVKPYQGSIYSDEINGMLLVNEASGINFVTKSGVKIPYKESSEFKKHYFTKSGKLYSDKLAKFVIRCNEKSGGNLIDRLARLYPHIFIDEVQDLAGNDLEVLKLFFNSATSVTMVGDPRQVTYLTHHEKLHSGYKNGKIKEFVLEKCKNLCAIDETTLKYSHRNNAEICIFSSNLYPALSKSEPCICSNCRSSSVTHTGVFLISEEDTELYKKKYSPTILRYKLAVNPEWNYGNCKGLGFDRVLIYPTASIISYLKNGILTKKVKGKDVPAFDIAKFYVAITRARYSVGIICSNDEILNIKGLRKWMPD, from the coding sequence ATGCCATCGAGTAGAAACAAGTTATTAATATCGGTTGCGGGTTCTGGCAAAACGACCCATATTGTCAATCAAGCCTTAAAGGTACGAGATACCAATGTACTTATCACAACCTATACCGAGGCGAACGAAGAAGAGATTAGGCGCAAATTTCTGGAGATTAACAGATTTATCCCAGCAAACATAACAATTCAAACCTGGTTTTCATTCCTAATTCAGCACGGTGTCAAGCCCTACCAAGGTAGTATTTATTCAGATGAAATTAATGGCATGCTATTAGTTAACGAAGCATCCGGTATAAATTTTGTAACCAAATCGGGAGTTAAAATTCCATACAAAGAATCATCCGAGTTTAAGAAACATTATTTTACTAAAAGCGGCAAGCTCTATTCCGATAAGTTGGCAAAATTCGTAATTCGATGCAACGAAAAGAGTGGCGGAAATTTAATAGATCGTCTTGCTCGGTTGTATCCTCATATTTTTATCGACGAAGTTCAAGATTTAGCTGGCAATGATTTGGAAGTTTTGAAGTTGTTTTTTAATAGTGCGACTAGTGTTACGATGGTTGGTGATCCACGTCAAGTAACTTACCTCACACATCATGAAAAGTTACATAGCGGTTATAAGAATGGAAAAATCAAAGAGTTTGTTCTGGAAAAGTGTAAAAACCTATGTGCAATTGACGAAACAACATTAAAGTATTCTCATAGGAATAATGCTGAAATCTGTATTTTTTCTTCAAATTTATATCCGGCACTAAGTAAAAGCGAGCCATGTATTTGCAGTAATTGCAGATCAAGTTCTGTCACACACACCGGTGTTTTTTTAATCTCTGAAGAAGACACAGAGTTGTACAAGAAAAAATACTCACCTACAATTTTGCGATACAAACTTGCAGTTAACCCGGAATGGAATTATGGAAATTGCAAAGGATTAGGATTTGACCGGGTTTTAATCTATCCAACGGCGTCAATTATTTCATATTTAAAAAACGGCATTTTAACTAAAAAAGTGAAAGGAAAAGATGTACCTGCATTTGATATTGCCAAATTTTATGTTGCTATAACAAGAGCAAGATATAGTGTAGGCATAATTTGTAGCAATGACGAAATATTAAACATCAAGGGATTAAGAAAGTGGATGCCTGATTAA
- a CDS encoding recombinase family protein yields the protein MNVVGYLRLSTRDQSKSLEYQENIIRNYCENNGLNILEIFSDNGQDSYTFDRPDYLALEEFIRTHKGECQYLVVLDHDRFSRNLPKALLKIAELEKKYGVVVISTNERIGMNTADPDVFMKRAFDYLMANHELLNIRTRVRQGILNAKEHGRYLGKAPYGYRNVKSDRESYIKIDHFQAKVVRKIFRDYLLNIPLPVIHTNARDIGFHNHGKNALYNVLKNCTYAGLVKIPLQRDIPERYVKAIHAQIISEEDFWNVQQKLSKKQPRKSRLAADFPLRGVLSCHCGRYLTVAWSKGRSKYYLYYKCTGHHNLNISGDIIHRKFEAILKNIHFLPHQAHLINQLAKPLLKASRIAEQRIDMERSRKRRLIERKILQLEEKFINNLIEKPVYDRWNVKLRSELSELEEKLWESKRRKNSLQLEINSLLSDKSSLYRIYSSCNTEQKQELVSNLCYRNVIRLKVVF from the coding sequence ATGAATGTTGTAGGTTATTTAAGACTGAGCACAAGGGACCAGTCTAAATCTTTAGAGTACCAAGAAAATATCATAAGAAACTACTGTGAAAACAATGGTCTTAATATTTTAGAAATTTTTAGCGATAATGGACAAGATAGTTACACTTTCGATAGACCAGATTATCTCGCCCTTGAAGAATTCATCAGGACGCACAAGGGAGAATGCCAGTACCTGGTTGTACTTGACCACGACAGATTCAGTAGGAACCTCCCCAAAGCATTACTCAAGATTGCCGAACTCGAGAAAAAATATGGTGTAGTTGTTATTTCAACTAACGAAAGAATTGGCATGAACACCGCCGATCCCGACGTTTTCATGAAAAGGGCTTTTGATTACCTCATGGCAAACCATGAACTTCTTAACATCAGAACAAGGGTTCGCCAAGGAATCCTCAATGCCAAGGAACATGGGAGATATCTGGGGAAGGCCCCTTATGGTTATCGCAACGTAAAATCCGATAGGGAAAGTTATATCAAAATAGACCACTTCCAGGCTAAAGTGGTACGAAAGATATTCAGGGATTATCTTCTTAACATTCCCTTACCTGTCATACATACAAATGCAAGGGATATCGGATTCCATAACCACGGAAAAAATGCATTATATAATGTACTAAAAAACTGTACGTATGCAGGCTTGGTCAAAATTCCCTTACAAAGAGATATACCAGAAAGGTATGTAAAAGCTATTCATGCCCAGATAATATCTGAAGAGGATTTTTGGAACGTACAACAGAAGCTTTCAAAAAAGCAGCCAAGAAAAAGTAGGTTAGCGGCAGATTTTCCTTTACGTGGTGTGCTCAGTTGTCATTGTGGAAGGTACCTAACGGTCGCGTGGTCAAAAGGTAGGTCCAAATATTACCTGTATTATAAATGCACAGGGCATCATAATCTAAATATTTCGGGCGATATCATACATCGAAAGTTCGAAGCGATACTCAAAAACATACACTTCCTGCCCCATCAGGCCCATCTGATCAACCAACTTGCTAAACCTCTATTGAAAGCTTCAAGGATTGCAGAACAGAGAATCGATATGGAGAGGAGCAGAAAAAGAAGATTGATCGAGAGAAAGATTTTACAGCTTGAAGAGAAATTTATAAATAATCTCATAGAAAAACCTGTTTATGACAGATGGAATGTAAAATTGAGATCAGAATTATCAGAACTTGAGGAGAAACTATGGGAAAGCAAGCGCAGAAAAAATTCGCTACAATTGGAAATCAACAGTCTTCTTTCGGACAAGTCTAGCCTCTACCGAATATATTCCAGTTGCAATACCGAACAGAAGCAGGAATTGGTATCTAATCTTTGTTATCGGAACGTAATCAGACTTAAAGTAGTCTTTTAA
- a CDS encoding ATP-dependent endonuclease, with the protein MYISKVIIKNFKSFKDAFVLNLNEGLNILVGNNEAGKSTILEAIHLALSGLSNGRYFKNDLSEYFFNYELRQEYLASLKTSQPFQPPSIEIEIYIAGENLPLFEGDYNSTGRQGCGIKLKISFDDRYRAEYNELIATGELKSLPIEFYEINWMTFARESITPRTIPIKSALIDSSSNRYKNGSDVYISHIIRDHLNDQQKNGLIQAHRKWQEGFAVDTSVINVNTVIKDIAKDKNVTLTIDLSSKNAWESSFLTCVENIPFHHIGKGEQAVIKTKLALEHKKAKEANIILLEEPENHLSHSKLNQLIKDVHSKCSTKQILISTHSSYVANKLGLDKLILINDKKEIKLTALAPDTENFFKKIPGYDTLRMILCKKAILVEGDCDELLVQRAYLDKYGKLPIEDEIDVISVGTSFLRFLQIAEKIGKRVCVVTDTDGKLDELKKKYSDYLAPNAKDHIKICFDEIIDSGDLKYKDRSFNYNTLEPKFLKENGLVQTLKILGLGGETSIDDLHKYMKAHKTDCALKIFESKEQLKFPKYILDAIE; encoded by the coding sequence ATGTACATAAGCAAAGTCATTATTAAAAACTTCAAATCATTTAAAGATGCATTCGTCCTAAATCTAAATGAAGGGTTAAATATCCTGGTCGGTAATAATGAGGCTGGAAAGTCAACGATACTTGAAGCCATTCATTTAGCACTATCAGGATTGTCAAACGGTAGGTATTTCAAAAATGATCTTTCTGAATATTTTTTTAATTATGAATTGAGGCAGGAATATTTAGCAAGTTTAAAAACAAGTCAACCGTTTCAACCACCAAGTATAGAAATTGAAATTTACATTGCCGGAGAAAACCTTCCACTTTTTGAGGGAGATTATAATAGTACGGGTAGACAGGGATGTGGTATTAAGTTAAAAATATCATTCGATGATAGATACAGGGCTGAATATAACGAACTGATTGCGACAGGTGAGTTAAAATCACTCCCAATAGAATTTTATGAGATCAACTGGATGACTTTTGCGCGAGAGTCAATTACACCAAGAACAATTCCGATTAAATCTGCATTAATTGACTCTAGCAGTAATAGATATAAGAATGGCTCTGATGTGTACATTTCGCATATAATCCGTGATCATTTAAATGATCAACAAAAGAATGGATTAATTCAGGCACATCGAAAATGGCAGGAAGGATTTGCTGTTGATACCTCTGTGATAAATGTAAATACCGTCATTAAAGATATAGCTAAGGACAAGAATGTAACATTAACAATTGATCTATCCTCCAAAAATGCTTGGGAATCGAGTTTTTTGACATGTGTTGAAAACATCCCATTTCATCATATAGGTAAAGGGGAGCAAGCTGTCATTAAAACAAAATTGGCATTGGAGCATAAAAAGGCGAAAGAAGCTAATATTATTTTACTCGAAGAACCCGAAAATCACTTATCTCATAGCAAATTGAACCAACTAATTAAGGACGTTCATAGTAAGTGCAGCACAAAACAAATATTGATTTCTACACATTCCAGCTATGTTGCTAATAAACTAGGTTTAGACAAGCTAATCCTGATAAATGACAAGAAAGAGATTAAATTAACGGCATTGGCTCCTGATACGGAGAACTTCTTTAAAAAAATTCCGGGATATGATACCTTGAGAATGATTTTATGTAAAAAAGCCATTTTAGTTGAAGGCGACTGTGATGAACTTTTAGTACAACGTGCATATTTAGATAAATATGGCAAATTACCGATAGAAGATGAAATTGACGTGATATCTGTAGGGACTTCATTCTTGAGGTTTTTGCAAATCGCTGAAAAAATTGGAAAACGCGTTTGCGTTGTAACCGACACCGATGGCAAATTAGACGAACTAAAGAAAAAATACAGTGACTATTTAGCTCCTAATGCTAAAGACCATATTAAGATTTGCTTTGATGAAATCATTGATAGTGGGGATTTGAAGTATAAAGATAGGTCGTTTAACTATAATACGCTTGAGCCAAAATTCTTAAAAGAAAATGGGCTGGTACAAACGTTAAAGATTTTAGGCTTGGGGGGCGAAACATCCATAGATGATCTGCATAAGTATATGAAGGCCCACAAAACTGATTGTGCTCTAAAGATATTTGAAAGTAAAGAACAGCTAAAATTCCCAAAATATATTTTAGATGCCATCGAGTAG
- a CDS encoding type IV toxin-antitoxin system AbiEi family antitoxin: MSEQKILYTALDKLQELTGLEYNVSETQYISEGREIDALISIGTGKKLRKFNVEVKNELRSTQLPRILHQLDLINGYAPLIISQYIPKPLKQELKSQSVNYLEAAGNAFIQTEDLFVYINDQPVTETRLPAEGKLWNPTGLKFLFAVLQFPELLNQPYRAIAQFSDIALGAVGALINELEAEGFLKTGSSGGNKKFKFIEQSERLIQKWAELFKAVLRPKLLKGTYRFMYQEDFKDWQNIEQYDFLWGAESAGALLTNYLSPEKLTIYTEVSPSKLMKELKLIPDKNGRVEIMEQFWTSPYEPNEIVRTVPFLLAYAELITSFDSRCQETALRIKQRYLEK; encoded by the coding sequence TGTCAGAAACACAGTATATCTCAGAAGGACGTGAGATTGACGCATTGATCTCTATCGGCACGGGAAAAAAGCTTAGAAAGTTTAACGTAGAGGTAAAAAATGAACTTCGCAGTACGCAGCTTCCACGCATTTTGCACCAGTTAGATTTGATCAATGGTTATGCACCACTGATCATCAGTCAATACATACCCAAACCACTAAAGCAGGAACTCAAATCCCAAAGTGTAAATTATCTGGAAGCAGCGGGTAACGCTTTTATCCAGACGGAAGATTTATTCGTTTATATCAATGATCAGCCAGTTACAGAAACCAGACTTCCAGCAGAGGGAAAGCTTTGGAATCCTACTGGCTTAAAATTTCTTTTTGCTGTTTTACAGTTCCCTGAACTGCTCAATCAACCTTACCGGGCAATTGCGCAATTTTCTGATATTGCCCTTGGAGCAGTTGGTGCGCTGATTAATGAACTGGAAGCCGAAGGTTTTTTAAAAACAGGAAGCTCAGGCGGAAACAAAAAATTCAAATTTATTGAGCAAAGCGAAAGGCTGATTCAAAAATGGGCGGAATTATTCAAGGCTGTTCTTCGTCCAAAACTCCTTAAAGGCACATACCGTTTCATGTACCAGGAGGATTTCAAAGACTGGCAGAATATAGAGCAGTATGATTTTTTATGGGGCGCTGAATCAGCCGGAGCGCTATTGACAAATTATCTTTCTCCGGAGAAGCTTACCATTTATACCGAAGTCAGCCCGTCTAAACTAATGAAAGAACTTAAACTAATACCTGACAAAAACGGGCGGGTTGAAATTATGGAGCAGTTTTGGACCAGCCCATATGAACCCAATGAAATTGTTAGGACAGTACCGTTTTTGTTGGCCTATGCAGAATTAATCACTAGCTTTGACAGTCGCTGTCAGGAAACTGCACTACGGATAAAGCAAAGATACCTTGAAAAATAA
- a CDS encoding DUF6965 family protein — MTVDELEEYFKGAELPKGVRLRYAQTIPDVKRFLELNIPIARAYPNDPHFNSSYKNLLLLKEILGNPTTGMQLEEGVMIIGDNAAYELQTRCNVEVYKAMRNAILAKLSVVFDEITYKDADTRDGYLGVTGYKNHGRTRRACHNEFYVKDWLDYMEKEDVFNKKMEKQISWIIDVVRINEPLTLK; from the coding sequence ATGACCGTTGATGAGTTAGAAGAATACTTCAAGGGTGCAGAATTACCCAAAGGAGTGCGACTTCGTTATGCCCAGACAATTCCTGATGTCAAGCGGTTTCTGGAATTAAACATTCCTATCGCACGTGCTTACCCGAATGATCCACATTTCAATAGTTCATATAAGAACTTGCTGTTACTAAAAGAAATACTAGGTAATCCAACCACTGGCATGCAATTGGAAGAGGGCGTAATGATAATTGGTGATAATGCTGCGTACGAATTACAAACCCGATGTAATGTGGAAGTATATAAAGCTATGCGAAATGCTATTCTAGCAAAACTTTCAGTGGTGTTTGATGAAATTACTTATAAAGACGCTGACACAAGGGATGGATATTTAGGGGTAACGGGTTATAAAAATCATGGCAGAACCCGTCGGGCCTGCCATAATGAATTTTATGTAAAAGATTGGTTGGATTATATGGAAAAGGAAGATGTATTCAATAAGAAAATGGAAAAACAGATCAGTTGGATTATTGATGTTGTGAGAATAAATGAGCCACTTACTTTAAAATAA
- a CDS encoding metallophosphoesterase — MKIQIISDLHQEFGISDLNFENADLVILAGDTDLGTKGIEWAKKYILNKPVIYVLGNHEYYKGSYPKTLHKIIEASKGSNVSVLENNRIEFDGIRFHGATLWTDFSLFGNPIEYGIVCQTKMNDYKKIRISPFYSKLRTVDTYKIHQYSKLWLQESLEESDGYRNVVITHHAPSIRSVPELYKNDPVTSAYASDLEELITKYKPEYWIHGHVHTPVRYKIDQTEIICNPHGYIDEKYNGYNKELIVEI, encoded by the coding sequence ATGAAGATACAGATTATAAGTGACTTACATCAGGAATTTGGGATTTCGGATCTAAACTTTGAAAATGCCGATCTTGTTATTTTAGCCGGGGATACCGATCTTGGAACAAAAGGGATAGAATGGGCTAAAAAATATATACTCAATAAACCTGTAATTTATGTCCTCGGTAATCATGAGTATTACAAAGGCTCATATCCAAAAACACTCCATAAGATCATTGAAGCATCAAAAGGCTCAAATGTGTCTGTTCTGGAAAATAATAGAATTGAATTTGACGGAATAAGATTTCATGGGGCAACTTTATGGACGGATTTTTCCTTGTTTGGAAATCCAATTGAATATGGAATTGTTTGTCAGACTAAGATGAACGACTATAAGAAAATTCGTATAAGTCCTTTCTACTCTAAATTGAGAACAGTAGACACTTATAAAATTCATCAGTATTCAAAATTATGGCTCCAAGAAAGCTTGGAAGAATCTGATGGCTACAGAAATGTGGTGATTACCCATCATGCTCCAAGTATTAGATCTGTACCCGAATTATACAAAAATGATCCAGTCACTTCTGCATATGCATCTGATCTCGAGGAACTGATTACAAAATACAAACCTGAATATTGGATACATGGTCACGTCCATACTCCAGTGCGGTATAAAATTGATCAAACAGAAATCATCTGTAATCCACATGGATATATTGACGAAAAATATAACGGGTATAATAAAGAATTAATAGTTGAAATTTAA
- a CDS encoding putative phage abortive infection protein: MEFGEPASFVANTINGIAAPFIAFAAALLTFLAFWVQYQANLHQRTAFVNEQEQRKKDEEGRDKLWQKERFETRFFELLKIHRTNVDQMDVAGKIKGRKLFIHFYREFRYIYLWTELHEKALRKEKKIKRKTNLVEFSYKIFFYGIGINSEKHYLPDLDTSTKELFERIKPRLEACQEKYLEGQKSTIDRGLQIYDKPLATSADEYTLEMYFYPFDGYLNHLGHYYRHLYRTVQFVIKNKILELSEKVEYMEILRAQLSDFEQLLLYYNARAWFPEKWKIPFRDYQLIHNIPTDLATLGGTIFDYYRKEINELKMENKEPMFYDTK, from the coding sequence ATGGAGTTTGGAGAGCCTGCGAGTTTTGTTGCTAATACTATTAACGGTATCGCAGCCCCTTTTATCGCTTTTGCCGCAGCTCTACTTACGTTTCTTGCGTTTTGGGTTCAATATCAAGCAAATTTGCATCAAAGGACGGCATTCGTTAATGAACAGGAACAACGCAAAAAAGATGAAGAAGGTCGAGATAAATTATGGCAAAAAGAACGTTTTGAAACTCGGTTCTTTGAATTGTTGAAAATCCACAGGACCAATGTTGATCAAATGGATGTTGCGGGCAAGATAAAAGGAAGAAAACTATTCATACATTTTTACCGAGAGTTTAGATACATTTATCTTTGGACAGAACTCCATGAGAAAGCTCTTCGAAAAGAGAAAAAGATTAAAAGGAAAACCAATTTGGTCGAGTTTTCTTATAAAATATTCTTTTACGGCATTGGGATCAATTCAGAAAAACATTATTTACCTGATCTGGATACTTCTACAAAAGAATTATTTGAAAGGATTAAGCCAAGACTTGAAGCATGTCAAGAAAAGTACTTAGAGGGACAGAAATCTACCATTGATAGGGGGCTTCAAATTTATGATAAGCCATTAGCGACAAGTGCCGATGAGTACACTCTTGAAATGTATTTCTACCCTTTTGACGGCTACCTGAATCACTTAGGGCACTATTATCGTCATCTTTATAGAACGGTGCAATTCGTTATAAAAAACAAAATTTTAGAGCTAAGTGAAAAGGTCGAATATATGGAGATTTTGAGGGCTCAACTATCAGATTTTGAACAGTTGCTACTCTACTATAATGCAAGAGCATGGTTTCCAGAAAAGTGGAAAATTCCATTTAGAGATTACCAATTAATTCATAATATACCAACTGATCTTGCTACGTTGGGTGGAACAATCTTCGATTATTACCGCAAAGAGATTAATGAATTAAAAATGGAAAACAAAGAGCCAATGTTTTACGATACTAAGTAG
- a CDS encoding toll/interleukin-1 receptor domain-containing protein produces the protein MRKDILNVFVTYAHGDKEHNNRVHSFTNRLRKAGFNAFNDLVLRQEKTSINFNEMILDNIRDSQKVIVVLDSTYKTKAENLTGGVGDEYRTIKEEIKTKHNKYILITFEAFNKNILPIELQAHEVVSITSEENFELVIAKLLDKNLFAFSPVAEKQIEIQPREIKDFIIQGQNVNTNK, from the coding sequence ATAATAACCGTGTACATTCTTTCACCAATCGATTGCGAAAAGCAGGGTTTAACGCGTTCAACGATTTGGTATTACGTCAAGAAAAAACCAGTATAAATTTCAATGAAATGATCCTAGACAATATCCGGGATTCTCAAAAGGTAATCGTTGTATTAGATTCAACCTACAAAACAAAGGCGGAAAATTTGACCGGAGGGGTTGGTGATGAGTACCGGACAATAAAGGAAGAAATAAAAACTAAGCATAACAAGTATATCCTGATTACTTTTGAGGCTTTTAATAAGAATATACTTCCAATAGAGCTTCAAGCGCATGAAGTTGTTAGTATAACCAGCGAAGAAAATTTTGAACTGGTAATCGCCAAATTACTTGATAAAAACCTTTTTGCTTTTTCTCCTGTAGCTGAAAAACAAATCGAAATTCAACCTCGTGAGATTAAAGATTTTATTATTCAAGGTCAAAATGTAAATACAAATAAATAA